From one candidate division WOR-3 bacterium genomic stretch:
- a CDS encoding sigma-70 family RNA polymerase sigma factor — MSKTDDVGCLIERSRNGDEQAMTRLITIHKGLVFTIIMRMTNDYHTSEDLTQDTFIKAFMNIKRVKSGEHFRPWICTIARNVARDYHRRAKNSAAVSFDQVKEFHGHWDDSIRKRVVIQDALAKLAERDRMMLTLTYYQGLTLREVADVMKMTESNVKVCIHRARKRLRKQLEGYENELV; from the coding sequence GTGTCAAAAACAGATGATGTTGGATGTTTGATAGAAAGGTCAAGGAATGGTGATGAGCAAGCGATGACAAGGCTCATCACCATTCACAAAGGATTGGTGTTTACGATCATTATGCGAATGACCAATGATTACCATACGAGCGAGGATCTCACGCAAGATACTTTTATCAAGGCCTTTATGAATATCAAGAGGGTTAAGAGCGGAGAGCACTTTCGCCCGTGGATCTGTACGATTGCACGTAACGTCGCGCGTGACTACCATCGCCGGGCAAAGAATAGTGCTGCAGTATCCTTTGATCAGGTTAAGGAATTCCACGGGCACTGGGATGATTCAATAAGGAAGCGCGTGGTCATCCAGGATGCCCTGGCTAAATTGGCGGAGAGGGACCGGATGATGTTGACCCTCACGTATTACCAAGGATTGACCCTCCGTGAAGTTGCTGATGTCATGAAGATGACCGAGAGTAATGTAAAAGTATGCATTCATAGAGCCAGGAAGAGGTTGAGAAAGCAGTTAGAGGGGTATGAAAATGAACTCGTGTGA
- a CDS encoding homocysteine S-methyltransferase family protein, with product MRQFHDRLAAGEVLVADGAMGTMLMERGLKAGNPPESFNMERPDALEEVAREYLDAGADIIQTNTFGASRLKLAQYSLGDMVDQINNIAVLAVRRVVERHAYISGSCGPTGQFLKPYGDVEPAQMLDVFREQIGALVSAGVDLICIETMSDLREATCAVKAAKEFSSIPVMATMTFDHTPKGFYTIMGVTIEEAVKGLEAAGADIVGSNCGNGIENMVLIAREFRKLTELPVLIQSNAGIPELIGDTAVYPETPDFMAEKVEDLLRAGVNIIGGCCGTTPEHIRAIRKVVDAYKHS from the coding sequence ATGAGGCAATTTCACGATCGCCTGGCTGCCGGTGAAGTGTTGGTCGCTGACGGTGCCATGGGTACGATGCTGATGGAACGCGGGCTTAAGGCAGGAAACCCTCCCGAATCATTCAACATGGAGCGCCCCGATGCGCTTGAGGAAGTTGCGCGAGAATATCTGGATGCTGGTGCCGACATAATACAGACAAACACCTTCGGCGCCTCGCGTCTCAAACTAGCACAGTATTCTTTGGGCGACATGGTCGATCAGATAAATAACATTGCGGTCCTAGCAGTCAGGAGAGTTGTGGAAAGACATGCTTACATCTCGGGTTCCTGCGGACCTACCGGCCAGTTTCTCAAACCGTATGGCGATGTTGAACCGGCCCAGATGCTCGATGTGTTCAGGGAACAGATAGGTGCACTTGTCAGCGCCGGTGTCGATTTGATTTGCATCGAGACCATGAGTGACCTGCGGGAGGCGACGTGTGCCGTGAAGGCGGCAAAAGAATTCAGCTCAATTCCCGTGATGGCGACGATGACCTTCGATCATACACCCAAAGGTTTCTACACTATTATGGGCGTAACGATTGAAGAAGCAGTGAAAGGGCTCGAAGCCGCAGGTGCTGACATTGTAGGTTCGAATTGCGGCAATGGCATTGAGAACATGGTGCTGATTGCCCGGGAATTCAGAAAACTCACTGAGCTCCCGGTTCTCATCCAGTCAAACGCCGGTATCCCTGAATTGATAGGTGACACGGCAGTCTATCCGGAGACTCCGGATTTCATGGCGGAAAAGGTGGAGGATCTATTGAGAGCCGGCGTAAATATCATTGGCGGCTGTTGTGGGACAACGCCGGAGCACATTAGGGCGATCAGAAAGGTCGTCGATGCATACAAACATTCATAG
- a CDS encoding nuclear transport factor 2 family protein: MDKHEKVVRDFWRIFDEARYDDVAPLLHPDCPVCWPNTRELFRGSKKLIDVNKYYPGRWHVEVIDVIAQDELVISVVRVYSKEQKESFYATSFFRFKEDLIAEITEYWGEITEPPAWRLAQGFSEWY; this comes from the coding sequence ATGGACAAACATGAAAAGGTAGTCAGGGATTTCTGGCGGATCTTTGACGAGGCCCGCTATGACGATGTGGCACCGTTGCTGCATCCTGATTGTCCTGTTTGCTGGCCCAACACGCGCGAATTGTTCAGAGGGAGTAAAAAGCTCATCGATGTGAACAAGTACTATCCAGGCAGATGGCACGTCGAGGTCATAGATGTTATTGCACAGGACGAATTGGTGATATCGGTTGTGCGCGTGTACTCAAAAGAGCAGAAGGAAAGCTTCTACGCGACTTCGTTCTTTAGATTCAAAGAGGATTTGATAGCCGAGATCACGGAGTACTGGGGGGAGATCACTGAACCGCCGGCCTGGCGCCTGGCCCAGGGATTTTCAGAGTGGTACTAG
- a CDS encoding trimethylamine methyltransferase family protein: MSNNDDLINPRPVLRFLSDATIERIISEARDVLCKLGIEIHNQVILSMLQEHGAKVDKSANHVFLTDGVIDTALKTTPGSFKLYDVLGNETHDMSGYNVYFTPGSAALNLLDGKTQKIRKPVTEDYVNYAKLMSLLGNIASQSTAFIPADVHELISDSYRLYLSLVYCEKPVVTGAFTIDAFNVMRDLQITVRGSAEELAAKPLTVFSCCPTSPLKWSDVTSQNVVDCARSSIPVEFISMPLSGFMAPVTLIGTLVQHTAETLSGIVISQLTNPGVPVLYGGSPAVFDVRYETTPMGAISTQMIDCAYNEIGKYLGIPTQAYISLSDAKQLDAQAGLESSMGATLAALAGINSISGPGMLDFESCQSLEKLVLDNEICGMTLRLIKGIQPKEDFPALPRFEELLREKHLLISEHTQKYLREEICLPGRVIDRANRTRWQEEGSLTLLERARREVDELLNKYEPSRLPENVKKELTDIMLNEARRYGMENLPEIII, from the coding sequence ATGTCAAATAATGATGATTTGATCAATCCCAGACCGGTCCTGAGATTCCTTAGCGACGCTACGATCGAAAGGATCATCTCTGAAGCTCGTGATGTTCTATGCAAATTAGGTATCGAGATTCATAATCAGGTTATCCTTTCCATGTTGCAGGAGCACGGCGCAAAGGTCGATAAGAGCGCAAATCACGTGTTTCTTACCGACGGTGTCATCGATACTGCGCTGAAGACGACACCCGGTTCGTTCAAACTCTATGATGTCCTGGGTAATGAGACGCATGATATGTCCGGATACAACGTGTATTTCACACCGGGTTCGGCAGCATTGAACTTGCTTGACGGGAAAACGCAGAAGATAAGGAAGCCGGTGACTGAAGACTATGTGAATTATGCCAAATTGATGAGCCTGCTGGGTAATATTGCATCGCAATCGACCGCATTCATTCCTGCCGACGTTCATGAATTGATTTCTGATAGCTACCGTCTCTATCTCAGTCTAGTGTATTGCGAGAAGCCGGTCGTGACGGGTGCATTCACGATCGATGCGTTCAATGTGATGAGGGACCTCCAGATTACGGTACGAGGTAGCGCCGAAGAACTGGCTGCTAAACCACTCACTGTCTTTTCATGTTGTCCGACATCGCCCCTGAAATGGAGTGATGTGACATCTCAGAATGTTGTAGATTGCGCCCGGTCATCGATACCGGTGGAATTCATTTCAATGCCTTTATCCGGGTTCATGGCACCGGTGACGCTCATCGGGACGCTGGTACAGCATACCGCGGAGACGCTCAGCGGAATTGTGATCAGTCAACTCACGAATCCTGGTGTACCAGTACTTTATGGCGGTTCGCCCGCAGTATTCGACGTCCGTTACGAGACGACACCGATGGGTGCCATCAGTACCCAGATGATCGATTGTGCCTATAATGAGATCGGTAAGTACCTGGGGATTCCGACCCAGGCTTACATATCATTGAGCGATGCTAAGCAGCTGGATGCACAGGCCGGACTCGAATCCTCGATGGGTGCGACACTGGCCGCGCTCGCCGGCATTAACAGCATATCGGGTCCGGGTATGCTCGATTTCGAGAGCTGCCAGAGTCTGGAGAAGCTGGTGCTCGATAATGAGATCTGTGGAATGACACTCCGTCTGATCAAAGGCATTCAACCAAAGGAGGATTTTCCTGCCCTGCCCAGGTTCGAGGAATTGCTCAGAGAAAAGCATTTGCTCATCTCGGAACATACACAGAAATATCTCAGGGAGGAGATATGCCTGCCCGGTAGAGTGATCGATCGGGCTAATCGAACGCGATGGCAGGAAGAGGGTAGTTTGACTTTACTGGAACGCGCGCGACGTGAAGTCGATGAATTGCTCAACAAATATGAACCTTCGCGTCTTCCTGAGAACGTGAAGAAAGAATTGACTGACATAATGTTAAATGAAGCACGACGCTACGGTATGGAAAACTTGCCCGAGATCATCATATGA
- a CDS encoding secondary thiamine-phosphate synthase enzyme YjbQ gives MKNYRKELWFNTRKRVELLNITPEVELALRESGISDGFCLVNAMHITASVFINDDEAGLHDDFLKWLEQNIPHDPKRYRHNLTGESNADAHIKRQFMGRGVVIAVTDGKLDFGPWEQVFYGEFDGRRKKRVLVKIIGE, from the coding sequence ATGAAGAACTACAGAAAAGAATTATGGTTCAACACAAGGAAGCGCGTGGAACTGCTCAACATTACGCCAGAGGTCGAGTTGGCCTTGCGGGAAAGTGGAATAAGCGATGGGTTTTGTCTCGTGAACGCGATGCACATAACCGCAAGCGTATTCATCAATGACGATGAAGCGGGGCTGCACGATGACTTTTTGAAATGGTTGGAGCAAAATATCCCGCACGACCCCAAAAGATACCGTCATAACCTGACCGGCGAGTCAAACGCCGATGCTCATATCAAAAGGCAATTCATGGGTCGCGGTGTCGTTATTGCCGTAACCGACGGCAAGTTGGATTTCGGTCCGTGGGAACAGGTTTTCTACGGTGAATTTGATGGCCGTCGTAAGAAGAGAGTTCTGGTAAAGATAATCGGCGAGTAG
- a CDS encoding aldo/keto reductase has translation MIYRKFGKTGIELSQLGFGAMRFPLTDKYDPTKIDEVRAARMIHYAIDNGINYIDNAYPYHRQTSEIFLGKALKHGYREKIHLGTKLPVWLVKSRTDSQKYFNEQLQRLQVDHIDMYLLHSLGKNGWKTVNEYGILEFLDRMLDAGKIGYAGFSYHGDLPLFKEIVDAYSWTFCLIQLNYVDDQYQAGLEGLEYAYAKGLAVMIMEPLRGGKLANNIPLEVMSIIQNSNRPQTPAEFAMRWVLNRPEVSCMLSGMSTLEQVKANVRFASEDHVNSLSADELELYDRAKKFYHSRTKVSCSQCGYCQPCKQKIPISFILDLYNDACMYDAVEESSWAYKVFIKPENKGDQCNECGECEEKCPQKIPITEMLKEAHELLK, from the coding sequence ATGATATACCGCAAGTTCGGCAAGACGGGCATCGAGCTATCACAATTGGGCTTCGGTGCCATGAGATTTCCGCTGACTGATAAGTACGATCCGACGAAGATCGATGAGGTCAGAGCCGCCCGGATGATACACTATGCGATCGATAACGGTATCAATTACATAGATAACGCGTATCCTTACCACCGTCAGACGAGTGAGATTTTCTTAGGCAAAGCACTCAAGCATGGGTACCGTGAAAAAATACATTTGGGGACAAAACTGCCAGTGTGGTTGGTAAAATCGAGAACCGACTCACAGAAATATTTCAATGAACAATTGCAGCGGCTGCAGGTCGACCATATAGATATGTATTTGCTGCATTCCCTCGGTAAGAACGGCTGGAAAACAGTTAATGAATATGGTATTTTGGAGTTTCTGGATAGAATGCTTGATGCTGGCAAGATAGGGTATGCTGGTTTCTCATACCATGGTGATTTGCCGCTCTTCAAGGAGATCGTTGATGCGTATTCGTGGACGTTCTGCCTGATCCAGCTCAACTATGTCGATGACCAATATCAGGCAGGGCTTGAAGGTTTGGAGTATGCCTACGCTAAGGGCCTTGCTGTTATGATCATGGAGCCTCTGCGTGGTGGTAAACTGGCGAACAATATTCCGCTCGAAGTCATGAGCATCATTCAAAATTCAAATAGGCCGCAGACACCTGCCGAGTTTGCCATGCGGTGGGTTTTGAACCGACCCGAAGTGAGTTGTATGTTGAGCGGTATGAGCACATTGGAGCAGGTGAAAGCGAACGTGCGTTTTGCGTCCGAGGACCATGTGAACAGTCTCAGTGCGGATGAGCTAGAACTTTATGACCGGGCGAAAAAATTCTACCATTCGAGGACGAAGGTGAGCTGCAGTCAATGTGGTTATTGTCAGCCCTGTAAACAGAAGATTCCAATATCCTTTATTTTAGACCTGTACAATGATGCGTGCATGTACGACGCAGTAGAGGAGTCAAGCTGGGCTTATAAGGTATTCATCAAACCAGAGAACAAGGGTGATCAGTGTAACGAGTGCGGGGAATGCGAGGAGAAATGTCCGCAGAAAATCCCGATCACTGAAATGCTCAAGGAAGCACATGAGCTGCTCAAATAG
- a CDS encoding SMR family transporter, whose protein sequence is MLHASWNFLTKRVSGNLSVLYIGISAMCVLLLPFVLLLWESAPLSPSAYPFVIATGAIHALYFFALSQAYKYGNISVVYPVARGFGVIGTAIVAIAALNESVSFLGLCGIISTGFGIFVIGASVGRGVESRKGLWFAVLVGFTMIGYSIVDKSAMALVSPVIYIFWLFLLSMILLTPYMLIARRRELSAAWKEHKRYGIIIGLGATAGYLLILSVFRTAQVSYVVAVRELSVVLGSLLGVVYLHESLSTRKLIGILMVVAGLVLVRIA, encoded by the coding sequence GTGCTGCATGCCAGCTGGAATTTTCTGACCAAGAGAGTGTCAGGAAACTTGAGCGTTCTGTACATCGGCATTTCAGCAATGTGCGTCCTCTTGCTGCCGTTTGTGCTTCTCCTCTGGGAGTCAGCTCCGTTGAGCCCATCTGCATATCCTTTTGTCATTGCGACGGGCGCCATTCACGCCCTTTATTTCTTTGCGCTATCGCAGGCATACAAATACGGCAATATCTCCGTGGTGTATCCTGTGGCCCGTGGTTTTGGTGTCATTGGCACAGCGATCGTCGCAATCGCCGCGCTTAATGAGAGCGTATCTTTCTTGGGACTCTGTGGTATCATCAGCACCGGGTTCGGGATATTTGTAATCGGAGCCAGTGTTGGAAGAGGCGTTGAGAGCAGAAAGGGTTTGTGGTTCGCTGTTCTGGTCGGATTCACAATGATCGGGTACTCGATCGTTGATAAATCAGCTATGGCTTTGGTCAGTCCGGTCATCTACATTTTTTGGCTGTTTCTACTGAGCATGATCCTGCTTACACCCTATATGCTGATTGCTAGAAGACGTGAACTTTCCGCCGCTTGGAAGGAGCACAAAAGATACGGGATTATCATTGGGCTGGGCGCCACGGCAGGTTATCTGTTGATTCTTTCTGTCTTCCGCACGGCGCAGGTTAGTTATGTGGTTGCCGTGAGAGAACTTTCAGTAGTGCTGGGGTCACTCCTTGGCGTAGTGTACTTGCATGAATCGCTGTCGACCAGGAAATTGATCGGTATTTTAATGGTTGTCGCTGGGCTGGTATTGGTCAGGATAGCGTAG
- a CDS encoding isoprenylcysteine carboxylmethyltransferase family protein, translating to MKEQRGHENRDDLAGEHPFGDTGQLILLIVFLIVWVLDSFILRTSVFPARFVSLFIRIPLGLIFIGAAAYFAKEGMRIVFGEERKEPAVITSGVFGRVRHPVYLGCILFYLGMVVFTLSIFSAVVCVVIMIFYHYISKHEERLLLNKFGKEYEEYMKSVPMWIPRI from the coding sequence ATGAAAGAACAGAGAGGCCATGAGAACCGAGATGATCTGGCGGGTGAACATCCATTCGGAGATACGGGTCAACTCATTTTACTCATCGTCTTCCTGATCGTGTGGGTATTGGATTCCTTCATACTCCGTACTTCAGTATTTCCTGCGCGTTTCGTTTCGTTATTCATTAGAATTCCGCTGGGTCTGATTTTTATTGGCGCGGCAGCTTACTTTGCCAAAGAAGGTATGCGTATCGTTTTTGGTGAGGAACGTAAAGAGCCTGCGGTCATCACTTCTGGCGTGTTCGGCCGGGTCCGGCATCCGGTATACCTAGGTTGTATTCTTTTCTACCTTGGAATGGTGGTCTTCACTCTTTCGATCTTCTCGGCGGTGGTCTGTGTGGTTATCATGATATTCTATCACTACATTTCCAAGCACGAGGAGCGATTGCTGCTCAATAAATTCGGTAAAGAATATGAGGAATACATGAAGTCCGTGCCCATGTGGATACCGCGGATTTGA
- a CDS encoding corrinoid protein codes for MDILRQIALVLQRGDSSGINELLQQALDNKLGPREILDDGLIAGMNVVGDRYKKHEIFLPEVLLAAKAMHVGMDKLKPLFLKDEVPSRGRVVIGTVQGDIHDIGKNLVAIMLSGAGFEVIDLGKDVPPKKFIETAVEQNAKVIGMSALLTTTMPVMKKVIGELKEKGLSGRIKTVIGGAPVSEEFADHIGADGYGYDSVQAVDCIKRLISAS; via the coding sequence ATGGATATCTTAAGGCAAATTGCGCTGGTGCTTCAGCGTGGCGACAGCAGTGGGATCAATGAACTCCTGCAGCAGGCTTTAGACAACAAACTTGGGCCAAGAGAGATACTGGATGATGGTTTGATTGCAGGTATGAACGTTGTCGGGGACAGATACAAAAAGCATGAGATCTTTTTGCCTGAGGTGTTGCTTGCGGCCAAGGCGATGCACGTGGGCATGGACAAATTGAAACCACTTTTTCTTAAAGATGAAGTGCCGTCTCGCGGGCGCGTGGTTATCGGTACGGTGCAGGGTGATATCCATGACATCGGGAAGAATCTTGTTGCGATAATGTTGTCCGGCGCCGGTTTTGAGGTTATCGATCTGGGTAAGGATGTGCCACCGAAGAAGTTTATCGAGACCGCAGTTGAGCAAAATGCCAAGGTCATCGGCATGTCCGCCCTCCTTACGACAACCATGCCCGTAATGAAAAAGGTGATCGGGGAGCTAAAGGAAAAAGGGCTCAGCGGAAGGATCAAGACGGTCATCGGAGGTGCTCCGGTTTCAGAGGAATTCGCCGACCATATCGGCGCTGATGGTTACGGGTACGACAGCGTGCAAGCGGTGGACTGCATAAAGAGACTCATTTCCGCATCCTGA
- a CDS encoding DUF6249 domain-containing protein encodes MSAGESIALVFNFFVVGAIIFGAIWFQYMKRKKHYEAVVKALELGKNPDEVKELFGSEKVPRVKNGKGLVKSGIITIGIGVGLAMMGIFLPEGAMGGLLASAVFVVVLGLSLVLAYVFTTKKDKSE; translated from the coding sequence ATGAGTGCGGGCGAATCAATTGCATTAGTCTTCAATTTCTTCGTTGTCGGAGCGATTATCTTCGGGGCTATTTGGTTTCAATATATGAAGAGGAAAAAGCACTACGAGGCGGTGGTCAAGGCGCTCGAACTGGGGAAGAATCCCGATGAAGTGAAGGAACTCTTCGGGAGCGAGAAGGTCCCGCGAGTGAAGAACGGTAAAGGTCTGGTCAAGAGCGGCATCATTACCATAGGCATCGGTGTGGGCCTGGCGATGATGGGTATCTTTCTCCCCGAGGGTGCCATGGGTGGATTACTTGCGTCTGCCGTTTTCGTGGTAGTGCTTGGACTTTCTTTGGTTCTTGCGTATGTATTCACCACGAAGAAAGACAAGAGCGAATAA
- a CDS encoding class I SAM-dependent methyltransferase, which produces MSTDEASLVDRDYLRANLLPFTRKAFRMLPELDGPNIIDVGCGTGVVTLELARLSNGRVVGVDIDQTALDRLKSSVEQVDFGYRVSVVKCSMCDMKFAANSFDIIWSEGSIFVIGFEQGLARWRNFIRADGFLVVHARMIDIEERVRMIPKYGYCLLKNFFVPKDAWWNGYYGPLERHLDGLLHGCKKDTDVLPLLKKIQKEIDEFKTNPEYQGSVFYLCQKTGE; this is translated from the coding sequence ATGAGTACTGATGAGGCGTCCTTAGTTGACCGCGATTATTTAAGGGCTAATTTGCTACCCTTCACGCGAAAGGCATTCAGAATGCTGCCAGAATTAGATGGGCCAAATATTATAGATGTTGGTTGCGGAACCGGAGTCGTGACACTCGAACTCGCACGGTTAAGCAACGGCCGGGTTGTCGGTGTCGATATTGACCAGACGGCGTTGGACCGTTTAAAGAGTAGTGTTGAGCAGGTGGATTTCGGCTATCGTGTATCGGTAGTTAAATGTTCGATGTGTGACATGAAGTTTGCGGCAAATAGTTTTGATATCATTTGGAGTGAAGGTTCGATATTCGTGATCGGTTTTGAACAGGGCTTAGCGCGGTGGCGCAATTTCATTCGCGCGGATGGGTTTCTCGTAGTGCACGCAAGAATGATTGATATCGAAGAACGGGTCCGTATGATTCCGAAATACGGCTACTGTTTGCTGAAAAACTTTTTCGTTCCTAAAGATGCTTGGTGGAATGGATACTATGGCCCTCTGGAGCGGCATCTTGACGGACTCCTTCACGGATGCAAGAAGGACACAGACGTTCTTCCATTGCTGAAAAAGATCCAAAAGGAGATCGATGAGTTCAAGACTAATCCCGAGTATCAGGGTTCCGTGTTTTATTTGTGTCAGAAAACCGGGGAGTAG
- a CDS encoding zf-HC2 domain-containing protein, with amino-acid sequence MNSCEHVDKVIDYRLHRLTGKQEKEFEAHLESCAVCRQEMAIELAIEGELAVELKPGFIEDRVMVHLRLRREQGLRSLWLYIYRVIVLGLTAAVVTFVLMPFLLKFPLKSFFEISQLASGLDGLLDGLPQVNPIFVAVGFGYVLLIASSIYTLARTRRWQ; translated from the coding sequence ATGAACTCGTGTGAGCACGTGGATAAAGTAATCGATTATCGGTTACATAGGTTGACTGGTAAGCAAGAGAAAGAATTCGAGGCGCATCTGGAGTCATGCGCGGTTTGCCGGCAGGAAATGGCGATTGAACTTGCGATCGAGGGAGAACTTGCAGTTGAGTTGAAACCCGGTTTCATCGAAGACAGAGTCATGGTTCATTTGCGCTTGCGGCGTGAACAGGGATTACGATCTTTGTGGCTGTATATCTACCGGGTAATCGTGCTTGGACTAACAGCGGCCGTTGTAACTTTCGTTTTAATGCCTTTCCTGCTGAAATTTCCGCTCAAATCATTTTTTGAGATAAGTCAACTTGCCTCCGGATTGGATGGTTTGCTCGACGGCCTGCCGCAGGTCAATCCCATTTTTGTGGCAGTTGGCTTTGGTTATGTCCTGCTGATCGCCAGTTCAATATACACATTAGCACGTACAAGACGCTGGCAATAA
- a CDS encoding SDR family oxidoreductase, with translation MKVDLSGKVILVTGGPGGIGDAVVRQLAESGATVAIHYNKNAKKAKRLADEVRNEATSFCADLSEPVNGVKLFNDVLKAYGRVDVLVNNAGVYLKSPNEENIDEWLAKWNTTIAINLTSVGVLCREAVNYFKKSGGGRIIHIASRAAFRGDYEDYFAYASSKGGMVALSKTIARAYGKHNIKSFVVAPGFVRTPIIDEYIKEHGDDIIMKELSLNELTRPEDVAPTVVFLASGLMDHATGCSIDINAASYVR, from the coding sequence GTGAAAGTTGATCTGAGTGGAAAAGTGATTTTGGTGACTGGCGGTCCCGGCGGCATTGGAGATGCTGTAGTACGCCAGCTCGCCGAGTCCGGTGCAACGGTGGCAATTCACTACAACAAGAATGCAAAGAAAGCAAAGAGACTCGCTGATGAGGTCAGGAATGAAGCAACGTCTTTTTGCGCCGATTTGTCTGAGCCGGTAAATGGTGTAAAACTGTTCAACGATGTGCTCAAGGCTTACGGAAGGGTCGATGTGCTCGTCAACAATGCCGGCGTATATCTGAAGTCACCAAATGAAGAGAATATCGACGAGTGGCTTGCAAAATGGAATACAACGATCGCCATAAACCTGACCTCGGTGGGTGTGCTCTGCCGCGAAGCGGTGAACTATTTTAAGAAGTCCGGCGGAGGCAGGATCATACACATTGCCTCGAGGGCAGCATTCCGGGGGGATTATGAAGACTATTTTGCTTATGCCTCATCGAAGGGCGGCATGGTTGCTCTGAGCAAGACGATTGCCCGGGCATACGGAAAGCACAATATCAAGTCATTTGTTGTTGCACCTGGTTTCGTTAGAACGCCGATAATCGATGAATACATTAAGGAACACGGAGATGACATAATAATGAAAGAATTGTCGCTGAATGAATTAACCAGGCCGGAAGATGTTGCGCCGACCGTCGTCTTTCTCGCAAGTGGGCTGATGGACCACGCAACGGGCTGTAGCATCGACATAAATGCTGCAAGTTACGTGAGGTAG
- a CDS encoding peptidylprolyl isomerase translates to MKNNRWCRAFLLVAVGFLACQARIRVNPYVLMRTELGDIVVEIYSDKAPLTAKNFMRYVDENRFSDAFFYRVVRLDNQPHDAVKIEVVQGGIGFVESDLRLPTIDHESTKKTGVLHEDGVISMARASPGTASSEFFICIGDQPELNFNGKRNPDGGGFAAFGSVVEGMDVVRQIHVGEADGQMLKTPIRITEVRRVKKREMQADSL, encoded by the coding sequence ATGAAGAACAATAGATGGTGCAGGGCTTTTTTGCTTGTTGCCGTGGGGTTCCTGGCTTGCCAGGCCCGTATTCGGGTCAATCCGTATGTTCTGATGCGGACCGAATTAGGGGATATCGTCGTTGAAATATATTCAGACAAAGCGCCATTGACGGCAAAGAATTTCATGCGTTATGTTGATGAAAACCGCTTTAGTGATGCTTTTTTTTACCGGGTAGTAAGGTTGGATAATCAACCCCATGATGCAGTGAAGATCGAGGTTGTGCAGGGAGGCATAGGTTTTGTCGAGAGTGATTTAAGGTTACCTACGATTGACCATGAAAGCACGAAAAAAACCGGCGTATTGCACGAGGACGGCGTTATTTCAATGGCCCGAGCATCTCCTGGTACGGCAAGTTCAGAATTCTTCATTTGCATCGGCGACCAGCCCGAATTGAATTTCAATGGCAAGCGAAATCCGGACGGAGGGGGTTTTGCGGCATTCGGCAGCGTCGTGGAAGGCATGGATGTTGTCCGCCAAATACATGTGGGAGAGGCCGATGGACAGATGCTGAAAACGCCAATAAGAATTACCGAAGTCAGGCGCGTGAAGAAGCGTGAAATGCAAGCAGACTCCTTATGA
- a CDS encoding lipopolysaccharide assembly protein LapA domain-containing protein, whose translation MKVKTIVILILAVLALILIIQNTEVVPIQILFWQLLMSRIILILLLLVIGFAIGFILAKFTGKKVSPPKES comes from the coding sequence ATGAAAGTGAAGACCATAGTCATTCTCATTCTCGCAGTCCTTGCCCTGATACTCATCATACAGAACACTGAGGTGGTGCCGATACAAATTCTCTTCTGGCAATTGCTGATGTCCCGGATAATTTTGATCCTGTTATTGCTCGTCATCGGTTTCGCCATTGGTTTCATACTCGCCAAGTTTACGGGAAAGAAGGTTTCACCGCCGAAAGAAAGTTAG